The Maylandia zebra isolate NMK-2024a linkage group LG4, Mzebra_GT3a, whole genome shotgun sequence genome segment TAACTACAGAAAATCGGCCTACGTTACATTGCAATCAGTGTACCACATCGACAGTTTTCTACTTTAAAATGTGCACGATTCAGATTGAGCCACAGAGAGGAGCCGTGCGTGGCTTTTAGTACCACTGGGACTCGTCCAACCCGCCCCGCCCACCTTTTTTAATTAATACTTGCTTCATTTGTCTCCAAAATCATTCTGTTTAAACCAATCCTGTCCATTTTCTACACAAACTTTCACATTATTTGCCAGACCCTCTGATGTGGGTCAGCACCAGACTGAAACTAAtgatctttattttctttatatcAAGCTCCTTCTATGCCAATTACTTTTAAAAGTCATTGCAACATAGGCTGCACAGTACAATTCTAAActgtgaagaaaaaacaaacaaatgcaggATCAAATACTACCAGGAGGTACAAACTGAGGCCATGACATCTGAAGAGTTGTggcattttttcattttatctttAACTTGCTATCGGCAGAATGGATCCCAGCTTGAGGAAAGTACATTACCAGAATCTACCTTTTTAAAAGGTAACCTCAGTAATTTAGTCTTTAGCTCACAGAAAGTTGCGGCATTTGCAAAATCAGACTTGAAGATGGTTTAAACGTACAGCTGTTTTTCTCACACGTAAGACACGGCAGCACAGTCGGCTCAGAGACGCCCGCTGTGTTTAGGTGACCGAGTGCATTCTGGAGGCAGCACACACTGGCGGGGAACACACTGGAATATTAGCTGCAATCCAACACCACACGCACGGACTGGAGAGTCGGCAGGTTAAACAGCAGCTAATGTGTGATCTCTACTAGATGAGGGCTGCAGGTGCAATCAGGAAATCAGGTTTGAGGGTCAAAGCGTGTTTTCACAGTTCCACCCTCAGACTTAAACATCGATTTGTTAAAAAACTGTGAAACCCCCATTTAAGGCAAATCAAAGACACCTTACCCAAGCGGCTTGCGCTGCACTGTGCAACCATGATGTAAAATACTTCGCGATGTAACAAACTGGGTATCAGTAAAATCCAAGTCATTAAACTGCCTTGGAGCCTTTCCTCCAATGTAATTAATCCTTTAAGTTTCTGTCTTGCAGTTCTGCTGCGTTAAAACGTTTGAGAGATTCGTTTTTGTGGCTTCTACTAGAGACACGTGGAGACAAGGAGGCTGCATGGAGGTTGAAATCATCCATGAGTGTTTATTAAGGTTTACGAAGAAAGCTGTCAGAGTACgcgtgaaaaacaaaacaaaatctttgGAAGTAGATGGACAGATGGTCTAGAGTGAGGTTGAGGAGGCAAaggagacaaaaaagaaagaaatacccTCAACATGTTTATCCCACAACCATTTGAAGCTTGTACAACCCTAAGATAACCCTAAGACagaaccacacaaacacacaaaaaccacaTCACTATGCACTGAGTTTAAAAACAATTTCTCATCCGTTCGGTGCGGACACACCAGCCTCCAGACTAGATCATCGTTTCATTCACAGCTTTTCCCACCGCAGCCACAAACCTGAAGACACACTATATGTGCTGTATGGTTTTTTTGGATTTACTACAATGTCCTGGTTGCAACGCACCTGAGGTGGacgcagacaaaaacaaaaaccccaaaacatctACTCATACCATTGGGATCATTGCAAAGAGAACATTAAATCCCCTGTTAATGTAACTGTAGAGCTAAACCTCAAACacctaaaatacaaaataaaagaaaagtatgCCCACTTGTGGGATTTAAACAGTCATTCAGGACACAAAAATAGAGTTGAGGCACTGCTCTACAACACTGCCACGATGGATCACGTGTCTCTGGTAGTTTTAATAAATCCCACAGGCTAATTTTGACAGCTAACAGACATGTCATTCTCTCTTGTGAAGTCTGGCCAGCTGGTGCAGTACAATTTCTcttaatgattaaaaataagtaaaaacaaaaagttgggggagaaaaaaaaaaaaaataggaagaTGATGCCACAGAGAAGTGAATCCATGGCTTCATCAACAGCAagggggaggcaggaggaggagggggggttcCAAATCTTCCCACGGAGAAGAAGAGATGCTGCGGCTGCTACTTTGCCCAAATTGTTGTTAAGGCAACCAAACCGTACTCCACCTGCCCATCTCTctgtcacatacacacactcacactcatttCTGGCTGTGCACCTCTTCTGTCGAGTGAACAGGGGAGTAGCCAGATACTTGTGCAATCGTTGGTAAGTCCTCCGTGTAATCTGCAAAGTCCTGTTCATATGTGTAAGTGTGTTGtgtgtaaagtgtgtgtgtaaagtgtgcgtgtaaagtgtgcgtgtgtgtgcgtgtgcgtgtgtgtggctgcAGGTGGTACATGTTGAGGCCTCCATGGTGCACAGCTGGATGAGAGGGTTTCACCGAGGGGCTGCAGACTGGAGGCCGCTTGGTGTGACCCGGGACAGAGCCTGAAAGAAAAATAACGTCACAGTTTGAGCAGGGAGCACATCACTGGAAGTTACAGTTACTGCATGGTTACTATGATGCTACAGCCAGCAGCCTAGCTTAGCGCAAACACTGCATACTAGAGTTCTGCTCAAAACCTTGGGCTAGAATGAACACTGAAATAGcccattttatttcatttattttaccaaaTATCCAATATGTTAATACTAATAAGATTCAGTTAATATTAAATGCCCCATCATAGTTTGATGTAGGCAAGGAGCAACCTCagaggctaaaaaaaaaataaagacggCAAGAAGTGCCCACACGGCAGATCCTCTCCAACAGTGAGCCATAACACTCCTGTGTTAAAAAGGCTAAAGTTACatttaaaagtgaaaatgtttaCAGGCTGATACAAACACGTGGACGTGACTGCCTTCATTAACAAAAGGAGGCGCTGTAACACACAGCTAAGCCTCACTTTcacaatattttccaaaaagtgTACTTTAGTTTCACCGAATTACAACGAAAGATTTGATTCATTACTCGGCACCAATTAGCAGATATCTGTGTCTGTGGATTACAAAAGTCCAGTTTCAGCCCAGCCTGCTAAACAAGCTTGGCTGTATTAGCTGATAACCACTCTCACCCACAGACAAACCTGActccaaaaacaaataaaacaagatgGCTGCAGCCACAACACAACAGTACAGTCCTGAACTTTGCAGCCCCGAAGCAAACAGGTGACAGCCTGTTGGCTACATCCACCCATGCAGACCATGCTTGCATATTTGCACCCTTGGAAATGAATATGATCGTCACTGCAAAATAGACAAGCACTGATGAAGCTTCTGTGTGCAGAGCTGAATCTAAACTGTGTTTGCACCGTTTCTCTTCCCCACTCATTCTTACATTCTGTGTAGAGGAGACACTGCTCAAGTAAAGATAGCATTTGGGCTTGATTTTAGACTTCAGCGGGAAATCTACATCCCAATTTGCAATGTAGCTGGAAACGCCACTTCCCCCTACACCACAACCTTCACTGTTCAGGTTGCTGCAGGCTACGTCGACCTGACGTGTGATTACATTTCCCAGGAGGTGCGCATCAGCTTCtggttcagaatcagaatcagaatactttattaatcccgaaggaaattagggttacagcaggcagcacgctaatggcgcatgcgcacttacaaaggaaccttctgaccaactttacacaaacatcacattggggagacatgtcagaaagttaggctgataggaaaaaaacaacaaaaatacataacatgaggtaagaggaggagaaaaaaatactccactcagactgagctcctagtgggagaacagtttgataacagaaaagacacctcagcacaaaaagcacatgactatcaatacaccatagaaacacaagacaagcaacaggggcgggtaaagggtgagagagagccggtgtagacagcacatccggtcctgcagcatgtcTGCACTGGTCCAGTCAACCGCCATCTTCCCCGGGAGGggacaagcatcgaaggcgtttggaaagggaggggggatcagtgtgtgcatatcagtgtatgtgtgtgtgtgtgtccatagttcagctgagacagtgtccttcgccctgccaggctaagtaaacagtcttccagccaacccaggtgaccttgcatggaatgggaagaacagtctaaacacagtcgttatcagggtgtttttgttcggctccagccttgagaccgcagctggcgccgaTGGGGtctccgcatgaagtgatggtggtttttactttagtgcgaacagctcatatgaatttcaaagctgttctaacagtccaacactggtctcacaatctcccgttggagagccgcgagctttCTATGATGTTATCCAAACTTACGTtccgtgatgttgtcattctttttgCCCAAAGAGcagattctgagaactcacgatcGCAGTGCACTTCCCCAAGATTTGATCCAATTTGCGCTCAAAGGTGTTGTTCGAGCTAGCCCCTCCAGATGTAATCCAGTTTTTTCCACTCAGAGGTCttgttctgagtattcacggcagctgtgtgttctccaagatcttatccgtgctgcactcaatgagcccattttgagaaactcacgcctctcccatcgtttcaatcccagcgggcagccttgtgggggtttgaacagccggttccgcttccctaattcttcgataagtcagggccaagccagctcggATCAGCAAGAACcatgttatcatggttccgaataggtagatatcttcagcactcaggctcacccgagcccagacttctcgttgagaaggggtgtcaattgcattcagagaccagttgatcaaatccataattcctcttttaggttttagagaacagactgtgagagtgtgttccagggaaaagtaattcaaaaaacacgagactagacaaggacacaagaggctaagcagggaagataagggcaggagaggagaaaagtgcgaccgccttcgctgaGAGCCAAAAGAGAAGTTACTTCATAAGTTGCGATGCAGCTTTCCCACTGAAGTATAATTCACACTGAAGTTTATGTACTACTTTGGCTGTGTTTCCCTGTGAATATACTCTTGTATATATGCTGAAGAAGCCAGTGCAGCAGGTACAAACTGACCAATCAGGAGCCAGCCAGAAGCATAAATGAGCTGGATGCCTACCTAAGGACAAATCACCGGCCTCCATTGGTTGTCCTTGGAAacacttctttgtttttgttctgaaTAAACAAAAGTTTCATGTAACTTTCCTATTTTCACAGACTTTGTGTTCTatatttgaattttctcttcatcatACTGCCACAACATTAAACGAATGCTCCATAAAGCTATAGAAACAAGTTAATTATGGTTCATTTTATTCATGGATAAATGTAACTAGTATGAAACTGACATGCAATGTCTTAtcccgtgtctgtgtgtgggataatacacagaaatgtttcactttttaaacactcgattaagaaaaaagaaacaaaaacgtCAAAGCGACTGGAGGAGACcgattcttttcatttgttcaGCAGTTCTCCACTTTGCCCTCTGGGGGGCGTGGAGGTCCACGCAAAGAAGAGAACAAAGGACTTAATGAAGCCTTTAAACAATGACCTCCTTTGCTCCATGAGTGCTTTTACGCTTATTTTACAAACTGGGAAGGACTGTGTCAGTGGAAATGAATCAGTACAGATACTGTTCAGTTTGAACAGAGGGAAAAGGAGAACATGTATGCATGTGGTGTCTGCACAAACACTATGTTCTCTTATGCTAGACGCTTCCTGTTTTCAGGATTTGTTGGGCAACTGAGCACAAATGATTCAAGTTCTTCTTATTAACTGACACGCAATCATAAAGTCCTCCCAGTAAACCGATTGTTTCTAACGACAATGTTTTATGGTCTGCCAACCTGCACAGCGTGTACCCTGCTACTCAGTCACTTGAGATATGCCACAGCCTAAAGAAATGTGGCTGCAAACAGCTGTCTGCTGTGGATTTTCAACATGATATTTGTAACGCAGTTCGTGTTACCTGTGAGGACATGCGGGATGTTTCCTGGCGTCCTGTCAGGTCTGACGAGGAAATGTTGACAGGGGCTCCCCGATGAAGGCGCATGCTCACCTTCCTCTCCTTCTCCATAcctgaaagacaaagaaaaggtaCAAGGGTAGGCTAAATATTTCAGCAATTGTttaaagagaaggaaaaacaaaacatattttttgctcacctgtgtgtgaggCGGGGTTGAGCGGGGAGGGGGCTGCAACTTCCTGAGGGGCTCTGGCTCTTCCTGAGGCCGAGGCCATACCTCTGGCCCCGGGGTTCCTGCTGTGCCTCATTCTCTCATCCCGTTCCCGACGCTCCCGCTCTGCATCCTCCACGGCCCTATTGGCACCCTGACACACAAGACAGCTGAGGTTATTAACCTTTAAGACAGCtgcacacttaaaaaaaattaacaaaataacaaacatgCTGCATGAAAATGCATCTAGGCAGAATACACAAGGCCATTTAACAGTGGAAGGTCAACTTAACATTATGTTACACAACATGTTTATAGCTGCGTTTATGTCACTGAGAATGCTGATGTTCCAGTTGTAAACAGAAAGTACACATCACCCAGTTCTTCTCAAGTTTGACTCATATTCTGCTTGCCAATGAAATTCCTAAGaaacactgtttgtttttggcacAACCTTCTAATGAAAGCACTTATATAATTAAAGTAAGACAGTAgtgaaaagcacaaagaaagTCTTCTTAGATGTGAAGCTATAACTTACAAATTTCAGCATGTTCCAGTCAAAGACGTAGTCGTAGGAGAATCCCTGCCTGTGGAAGAGGTTCCTGAAGAGCTGGCGCAAGTATGAGTAGTCGGGCTTATCGTCGAACCGCAGAGACCGGCAGAAGTTCAGGTAGGTGGCAAACTCGGCTTTGGGGACAAAGAGGTGTTTAAAACATTAGTGTTGGCTAACACTGATGTGGTGCCTTTATTCATAGGTACATAAGAGCACTAGAACCTACACGGGTAGCCTTTGCAGAGGACCTCAATGGGTGTCGACATTTTTTTCTCGCTGATGCGTTCATACTTCTGCCTCTTAGTGGCAGCTTTAAGGCCTTGCCAAGGCAGAGACCCCAGGTTGAAGTACATAAGGACGTATCCCAGTGACTCCAAGTCATCCCGCCTGGACTGCTCTGTAAATGCAGAGAGAGGGCCAGGTCAGTCGGGATCTGGACGAATCAGAGTTATTAATCATCAGTTTGTGGAGGTCGGTCTTACCGATGCCCAGATGTGTGTTAATGGAGGCGTAGCGGGCGGTGCCTGTCAGGTTCTTGTTCTCGCGGTAGGGGATGTGTTGGTGCGTGCGTGCGTCACGATATTTCTTGGCCAGGCCAAAGTCGATGATGTAGACGAGATTTCCCTTCTTGCCCAGGCCCATCAGGAAGTTGTCTGGCTTTACGTCTCTGTGGATGAAGTTCTTGGAGTGGATGTACTCAATTCGGCTGATCTGGAAGGAAAAACGGTGGTTAAAAATGAACACAAGGGGTCATTCCAGGAGCTTAACCAAAGTAGATATTTGAAATCAGTGAAGAGATTAAACCGTCCTGCACTACTGTACATACAATTTGTGATGCATCTTTAACATCAAGTGTAGGACCAGCATTCCTCATTttattccttttctttttccttttgggAACTCACCATCTGGTCAGCCAGCAGCAGGACTGTCTTGAGGCTGAACTTGCGAGAGCAAAAGTTGAACAAGTCTTCCAGACTGGGACCCAGCAGCTCCATCACCATCACATTGTAGTCACCCTCAGCGCCACACCATTTTATCGTTGGAATACCCACTGCAAGAAATGTAGGGAACACAAGGGTCACATTTATAGTTTGGTTTGGTGCCATTTTGTTCATGTTGGCACTTCAGTGAGAACCACAAGCTGACACTAAACTGTAATAACTTGATGAAACTGCAGCCACTATTAAGGCTGGAATGTGCAAGTCCTCAAATCAGAATCCTAAAAGTCAAATATAGGACTTTACAGGCCTGTATAAGGAAGCCAAAGGTCAAGCGTGTTTAGTACTGACAGCTGTGACTCCTCCACAATCACGTCTTCTGTTAAAGCAACCAAACAGCAAGTCTCATGGTTGCACACATATTAACACATTATGCTCATAATTACATGTTTGTCAATATGCTATATGGGGCAGTGATCAGAAAAAACCAGAATAACAAACCTTTGGTAAACTCAAACTAAAATTGTCGTTTTTGGTTTCAAAAACTGTCTGCCATAATGTGTCAATCTGTGATGCAAGCATGTGGTTTGATGTTGGGTTGTTTGCAGAGGGGGACCATGGGTAAACCATTTTTGATTAATTGGCATTCACTTAGAAAGTTTGTAATTTCAATCCCATTTTTGTGTTAAGGGATTAAAATTACAAACTTTCTCCTGAACAAAGTAGATTTCCCTCCTTGTGTGTATGCATAACAGTATTTCTACTCCGTTTTTATTTTTGGTGCTTTAAACATGTGCACTGGTGAACACGTTTCAGGGTTAAATCTGCAGAAGTCTACAGACGTATGTGAGTCTGATCAACCGTCACTGCTGATGGCAGTGTTTAGCAATGATGTCAGGTCTTCACACTATGAACGTGTGCAATGTCATTTCCCTTTTCTGTGGATCGTATTACAGACAAGCTTGTGTGTTTTGAGGTTTTTGAGCAAACACAATTAGTGCAGCGCACATACACACTTTTCTGATTTCTGTCATGAAGGGGTTTTTCCAAGTAAGCAAGTCACACTGTGTATATGTAAACAGGAAATGCATAACACATTTACTCTGCATGCattatttagaaagaaaaaaaaacaacttcctgAAACAAACTTATACAACtccaaataataaaaatggcTCGACTCCTGCCCTCATACACAGAGGCCAGCTGGTTTCGTAGGAGCCGGTGACCCTGCCAAGGCAAATAGACCATCTGGCATTTCCTTCTACAGGCAAGCGGCAACAAAATGCTGGTgctcagcaacacacacacagcataagctatttatatacatacaaacacaaatacaTCTCACCGTCTGAGTCGGCTACTGTGCCCTAATAAATCTAACTATGCTGGAACTAAAATACAAATGCATGTGGGGACATAGCTGTGCATACAGACAAACTGCTGACTTCTAAAGTTTACTGTTTTAAAGGCAGACGCCAGTAGTATAGACGACATGAATCAATAAgtcacaaaagaaaaatacatttcaaaatgtacATTTCATGCCACACAGTAATAGTGTAGTAATATACAGTATGAGGTACAGAAatacaaacatgcaaacaagTCTACCCCAGGTATGATGTTGCAGACACTACTGAGCTGGCAGAACAATTAAACTTTACCCATGCTTACTGACTCAAAGCAGCAAGTCCTTTCTTGCTTCTTTCACGTTGGAAGTGTGTGAGCATGTTTCAGAGTCAGATGTTCTTTTCCTTTGCTCTTGGTACCTTTGCAGTGGCACAAGGGGTTCTTTAAGCTATGCTAGTAGTCGGACTATCAGCCAGTTAGCTAGACTGAATGATCACTTTggtttaaacttaaaaaaagaaaaaatcaacaGGAACCATTCACGGTGTCTATCGACATTAAACAGTAAATATTTTTCCCCAAACAGAAATTTCTCCTAAATACAAACTATATGcaaatcatttttcttttggtttcttcAACACCAACAGGAGATAAGTACAGCTTTATGTTTTTATCGTGCCACGATACTGtgcaaatttgaatattttttagTATCAGTGGTGCATTTTGAGGATGGCCCGCTTCCATGAAAATGTAGTTGTAACCTGTTACCTAATACGATAGAAAAAAGGTGTTACTTGTGTTTTTCCAACAGTCTCCACATCAGTCCTCGATTTATGAAGCTTGAACTGTAAAGAGCTTTTCAGCTTTACTGAAGTAAATAACTCTTTCTCTTGCATGGCTCAACACTCGtgtatttatcttttatgtGATTTAAACTCAACGttagtgtgcacatgtgtgtgcgtgtacatGTCTATACATAGGAATAGTAGTGGTAGAATAGTTATGTTaagctatatagtttatgtcttGCATATTTCCACAACcatatccataatcacatactgtgtatgctactgttgtatatagtgtattatattacttattttttatttgtattttcctTCTGATATCTGTTCCTGAGCTGAGGTAATGCAAAAATGTCCCCGTTGTGGGATCAATTATCTTATCCTAATCTCTACTTCTTGTTTAAAGTCAAAGTGGTGAAACAACAGCTATGACAGATGAGTTGAAACTGTATGACCTGTGCGCAAAAATTACAGGAAAAACTGACGATCCAACAAGTGATTTGACAACAAGGTACAGGAGGAGATACTAGCAGCTGATGATGTGACAGCCAATGGTAAACAAATGACTCAGAGTATCGCTGGAGCACTCGGTAACTGTACTCCATAATGTCAGATAGCCCAAACAGTTCATGGACAATTACAATGCTAATGTATGCTTACAAAAAACTGGTGTCAGAAGTGATTAATAGAGGGAATGGAGGAAAAAGGAAGGGAAAAATCATTTGGTGTGTGCTTTAAGCACCCAGCTATTGGGTGGTGTTCAGTTCAGGAGGGTCACTTtaataacaggaaaaaaatgaatgaacaaaCATCCTTTACCAATGTCTACCAGACAGCCAGTACGGAGCATTTTCTTTGTGGTTTATAATGACAAAAGTGTAAACCAGCCTCCATCCAAGTACTTTAAAATGATGAGGAACTTATAAAAGCTGCATGGATGCATGTGTGTAAAGTGAGTGTCATAGTGTACAGTACCTCCACCCTGCATCATCTTGTAGATTTTGCTCTCTATGTGGAGCTGTGGGTGTTTGGTCTTGACACATTCCAATTTGATGGCGACCTCCTCTCCAACAGAGATATCAGTACCTGGGCAAAACAGCAGAGGGGTTAGCTGCATGAAGATGCATTACACATTCAGTCAGAACCtatatttaattaataaaaccCAACAGTATCTAATCAACAATATGAACAATGGGCACTGCGTCAGGGGTTAACACAATCAAGGGAGTATTATTGTCATGTCAAAGTCCAACACAACTCTGTCATGGTTATACAATTTAATGATGAAGATAAAAAATGTCGTTTTTATTATAATCTTATTGTCCTTCATTTATGTCGCTTTTCCAATATGGACCTGGGCAATGGGGCAGTAGGAGTTACAACAATACAACACATTATATAGcaagaaacaaatacaaatgatATTCAGTACAGACAAGTGGATACAAACACGTGAATCGTACAAAATAACCGATTATTACAACAGCAACCTTAAAACCCTGTATGGTGTACCGTCTGTGGTTTTTACACATGCAGATAAAGAGGAACTAGTGACAATTTATAGCTAAAAAACAACTGATGGGGAAATCTTTAGATAAACAGAGATTGCAACATTGAAGCAGCACACAGAATGATGTAGGACAGGACAGCTAGCAATAACATGAAAAGCACAATGACAGACAGAATCCAACTTCCTTAGGTCTGGCCTGCTGCAATTTTCAGCTttactgacagtgaagaaatgacaggaaagtggagggagagagagaaaggggaagGGCCTGCTCAAACCGGCGCCCAGGCCTGGTGCATTTACAAAGAGCAGATCGCCATAATCcaataaaggttaaaaaaacaaaacctttagAGATCAAGTTTCCTCACT includes the following:
- the csnk1da gene encoding casein kinase I; protein product: MELRVGNRYRLGRKIGSGSFGDIYLGTDISVGEEVAIKLECVKTKHPQLHIESKIYKMMQGGVGIPTIKWCGAEGDYNVMVMELLGPSLEDLFNFCSRKFSLKTVLLLADQMISRIEYIHSKNFIHRDVKPDNFLMGLGKKGNLVYIIDFGLAKKYRDARTHQHIPYRENKNLTGTARYASINTHLGIEQSRRDDLESLGYVLMYFNLGSLPWQGLKAATKRQKYERISEKKMSTPIEVLCKGYPSEFATYLNFCRSLRFDDKPDYSYLRQLFRNLFHRQGFSYDYVFDWNMLKFGANRAVEDAERERRERDERMRHSRNPGARGMASASGRARAPQEVAAPSPLNPASHTGMEKERKVSMRLHRGAPVNISSSDLTGRQETSRMSSQALSRVTPSGLQSAAPR